The nucleotide sequence AGATGAATATTCGTGACAAAAAGGTTAAGagatatatatcttttaaaattattaactTGTATTGATAAAATTAGTTTTCGACATAGTAATTACTCAAGGAAAAGATTTCATTtcattcaaaatcaaatattctTTATCAATGAACGGACATAATCGGTGCCCTATTATGATAGAAATTCTTTCGTAACGTAGAGTACTGAAaatctaattgtttttttttttatggggaTTGATATCATAACACCATGTTTTcccgttttggattttcctcggagGTCTGTATTTCGTTTTGTTtaactttttctataaaaaagatTAATTAGGAAAAAAGTGAGTAACGCATGGTTAAAAAGTATGTCCTATTCGCTATAAAATGGGATGGAGGCAGGGAATATCAACAATTACGTTTTTCACTAGACATCATCAAAAACAAGAGTTGCATGGTTAAGAAAATATTagttattttattaaaacatgtattaaagTATCAATAGGAGACATTAAGTGCAGACAAGTAGACTGTATTAAAttttgttgtatttgtatttttatccatctgatgagttaagcctttttcaacagatttttatagttcgttcttatgttgtattgttacaccactgtcccaggttaggggggagggtttagatcccgctaacatgtttaatcccgccaacTTCTCTATGTATGTGCAAGTCCCAAATTTGGAACTCAGTGGTTggcgtttgtttatatgttacatgtttgtttttcgttcatttttttgtacataaataaggccgtttgtgaagaattgtatcattggcaatcatacgacatattcttttttatatatgttatagttttctcgtttgaactgtttttcattagtCATTTCGGGTCATTTGATAGTTAAGTATGTGgaatggtctttgctcattgttgaagaccttatGGTGACATAAAGTTGTTAATTTGGTCCCTAGTTGTTTCATATACAACCACACCACAAAAAAAGTAATTTTCTTTTCATATCACATAAATAAAGTTCATATTAGTACAAATGTAAATGTATATGTAGATTGACTGAAAGCATATATCATGAACGTTGTCGTTGATTAACATTTAGAGTCATACTCAGACGTATCATGAATGTTTGTTATATATAGTCttagattattacattgatacaagtggattatcggatttatccaatcgagatagttatcatgattatcaatttataatttaactatcgagattggataaatccgataatccacgcgtAACTGtgtaataatctgtttctctaatgattaaaagataaattttcttcttcttttttaaacCAAAATCCCCCTCGAGTGCCTTCCACTtgccacgaagttgtcaatttcattaacacctgttagaacattttgataattgcagggagctgagaaaggttatgaccctttgactcagccaatcatcttctgagatcaccgacaaccacacgttgattaaaattttttatataatgggttcggaaagggatatatttccatagaattagagaaattaaTATTCCAGCTATTTTCACTTACCTTTTCACGGTACTTTCCATGTCATTGGCTCCATTATAACTCTTTAATATTTTCACTAACTCTAAATTTGTTCTCAATGGAAATTCCTGGCCAgtcaaattaataaaatatttccacTTCTTGTGTTTCCAGAGATCTTTCATGCATGCAATTTCTGGTAATAAAACTCCAACAGTCCCCCATACTACATTGAACGATCTTGAAGATATGAACACATTTTCGAAACAACTAGTTATACTCTGAAGTGCAAGTTTGAAATTGGGGTCAGCTTTTGTATCACAATGTATACAATATACGTTTTGAGGACGATAAATTGATCTTAATAACATTTCGACTTGTTGTATGCCTTTGAAGACAAGAATGCTATAAGCTATTGGgaaattttcttcttcttcagtCAGGGAAGATGTTATATATCCTCTGTCTTGTTTGTATTTTTCGCAGTCTTTGCTTATGTTTATGTATGACGAAGGCGGTATCTCTTCATATGGTTGTTTCAACAGATTGTTTAAAGTCTTGTTCTGTTCTAATGTGTTGTTATCGAAGAGACTCCTGCAGTTGACACTTTCGACTGTCCTTTCCTGTTGAAATAACCTCCAGTCCGGTAgatttttcttttcaatattatttatttcatttattttcactttATAGTACGGGAAAAATCCTGGACAGCctattattttctttgaaactGTAACTGGTTCGCTTCTTTCTTGGTACGAAACTATAGACTTCTTATTCCACAGAGATAAAAACGATAAGTTTTTAATGTCAATAACAGATATTTTCCCGAACGCACCACCCTCAAAGTAGCCTTCTAGGTGTAGCGTTCCATTACTTTCAGAGTATTTTGAAGATATGAAGGTGGAAAAATTAGCACGTTCCGTTATTTGTTTCATTGGAATGTATGACATTCGAGTATTATAATTATAGAAGTATATGCATATaagcaaaaatgataaaatataaataatgctaTTTTTGAACTTTGCACTTTTGGGTATTCTCATCACTGAAAAGGGTAGCCTCAGATTTTTTAATGCGGTGCAAACTATGCAACGTTACTATGGAAACAGGATGACTACCTCTCTTAATTCTACAATAGAGAAAACAATATTATAGTATCACTATTACAAAATTTACATGTCAAGTAGTTATTTCAAGGAGTATTTGCATACGTATGATAAATTTTCGGTAATATCTTCAAAAGAATATATAATTGCTTTTCATAGCCTAGATAAAAGAGACGaaaagacagcaacccaacgataCACATAACCAAGTGACATCTAGTCTATATaacaatttttgtaatatttgaaaactgTTTGGGCCAGTGCTAGATTTGGAATACGTCCGAACATATTGACAATGTTtacaaatattgatattaaaCGACAATATAATTACTAATCTCTCATTTCGGTTATTAGCAAAAAAGGTTGATGACGAAATAAGTTCAAAATAGGAAATCGAAAGTTGCATGAATAGAACAGCGTGTCGACAACCACAGCCTAGCCCACCCGTGAGCCAAAAATCCTACAAATAATAACCGGTGTATGGCCACAAAAACACTACTAATATGATGTTTACGTGATAAAACTTTAATACAAAAccggtaggaaaactgacaaccaTAGTTAGTCGAAGGAGGCAAAGAATACAATGCCCAGctcttgttgttgttgtttgtttctataaaatgtaatttttgttttctattattgcAGTCATTCCTTTATATCTCATATAATTTGGCATATATTGATTAGAACAGCTTCAGAACACGATCTTTTTTTTATGGAACTTATATAATAAAAGACATGCCACTCGGTATGGGCtttcttcattgttgaaggctgtacggtgacctatagttgttaatttctgtgtcattttggtctcttgtggagagttgtctcataagcaatcataccacatattctttttttatgattttatgatcTGCTCTGCattgaaatttataattaaaaggCAATCTAAAAGACAGTTACATTCACCAAGGGCTAATTGAAAGTATCACCGACAACACAACAGTATATTAGCACGACTGGAAAAAGAAGAATCAACTAACTGAAATAGTTGATATGGTTTATTGGTGTGTTGGTGTTTAATTTCCTTTTCAGCATGCACTGTTGATggccattttatttttattttttttttgggggggggggaggggaagATGCAGTGACAAATGAATAAACCAACCTGCGGAAATACCTGGCATACCTAATTAAGATTGTAGTCGAATGTCCCTGTTACTTGCTGAAAAACTGGAGTAACTTACTTTTTGTCAAGTTAGGAATTGTTCGTTAATCTCCATCTCAACATCTGTTTAACATATTTCTAATGtacctgaaaatatataaattgtgtATCTCTGAGTTCACCCCTGGATtagttttgaataaatgtgtaCCAAGAATTCAGTTTTCAGTACTTTTTGCTTGtataatattgaatattttaatgtcTGCGTTGTCCCTGCAGGATACAAAAATAAAAGTAGTGTTAATCTTTCGTCCTGGAAACCACTGTTATCATTTCAAATCCTTCCATTCGGTCAAATATAAGGGGTTTGGAATAACTTTGGAAATGCATAATCGCTCAATACATTTATGGCTGCATCTTTATCAATGTGTTTCAATCAAGGTACATGATTGGCGTGACTATTGATGTAGGTACTGCTGTAATTTCCGGATCACATGAAGTCGATCCCAATTcaaaggatgttcgctactctatATAAAAACAGCAACATTTTTGTACGGTGTAAGATGTTTAAAAATTGACAGCACATgaataaaggaactaaaaaaaaatagaaaaacataataaTAGTCCTTGTGCTGGTTTTCCTGACATAAGCTATTAAAAATTTGACAGGAAATGATTCTCTGTACAGTTTTCATACAGTTAACCTTCATATTGTCACTTTTTTctcaaaagttatgaaaaattTACATGGATTCGATAAAATTTTCAAAGCTatagttaataaaattaatgtaaaaaagtAAGCGTTTTAATGACACTAAATAACTAGTaccagaggattccaaatatGGTTAAAAAAACAGAAACCGGAGGAAAGAGCAAACTTAAGTGGGCTTCATACTGCTCGATAATGACTTTTCTAAGTAAATTAAATATCTAAATTTTCTTTTGGTGATGATTATGTTTCTATCTAATATGATTGTGTCTCATTCGAtttgcatttttataaattaaatgcatCATTGTCCTATCCCAAACAATCCCACCATAATTGtaactatctaaaaaaaaatgctttcaatttGCATCCAAAACTATATTGTTTGCTGGAATATTTCACCATAAATGAGATAAAGATTGAGGATTTCcaaaattgtataattatatttcacaAGTTATTGAAAGCATCTAgcattttatttgcttttttatattttaatgcgtatcataaaatgataatttgtatatgattaaattgagaattgaaatggggaatgtgtcaaagagacaacaacccgaccatagaaaaaacaacagcagaaggtcaccaacaggtcttcaatgtagcgagaaattcctgcacccggaggcgtcctttagctggcccctaaacaaatatgcacCTTTTAAAATCTGCACAATCTCCTTAATATAAATCTTATAGCAACTCTGGTATGTATCATTAAACATGTCGATTCAAAGCAATACAGCTCAAATCGTCCTTTTTAATCTAAAGAACGATCATTTAAGATAATCTTATTGTTCGTACCCCCAAAATAATAATAACGTCACGACTTTGATTGATTTATAATTGGTAAGAaggttttggtgtacactttttgaatattttacccagaatgcattagacaTTAAAACTGCGATTTATTCCTACTATTtcaccccgtataaccccgatacaaatgaatccggacgttgacgcgttcgaagcgataatcaggacaacatttgggatgacaacaatttcgaatgcctctctagaactcatttgagtatatataaatatgtcaatgtgcaagttagtttatttattcaattatacagttGTTGTAAGTTATAAATATTGCTtagaacgtttgataaaactgctagCTGCAAAACGCACATacatggtgcaatttcatacgttttatgagataaacaatgctgaatatcttttcgtgcatacacTTTTGCGTATTAATACCTTAAGCAATAATAAATAACTATGCATTGAATTACTGCGTGCCTTCAAATATTCCCTAGAACtcaaaataaacgcaatatcataCTTCTTAAGTTTTCTCTTACTGTATCGTTCGTCTTACCAAATGTGTCGAGTTCGTTGTGCGTTTCTAaataatcactgtacagttcgttgacaCAAAATGTCATAAATCACTTTCTTATTAAGGTATTCGAGATGGTATCGACGACCCTTTTTCTGTatgttattgtaaatttttatctGTTAACTTAGTCGAAGTCCAAATTCGCCTAAACGAAAGCTTGAACTTAGTTTGCCGAGTGCCTTAGATGGCATtccaactgttttatttttacatagtATGTCTATAATGTGGTGTGTtggccagtgagacaactttccaccaaagtttaaacgAAGTACCTATAGGTGTATAAAGCGAATCATTACTATAGTTCAACATATGAAGTAAAactataccgtatagtcagctataaaaggccccgatatattaaaaaaagtgaaaCATATAAAACTAGGAAACTAAGtaaaggagcctgtaattcagtggttgtcgtttgatgatgtgttacataaaaatatttgtttttcgttcttttttatacataaataaggccgttagttttctcgtttgaataatattacattatcatttcggggccttttatagctaactatgtagtatgggcgttgctcattgttgcaggccgtacagtgatctattaatttctgtgtcattttggcttcttgtggagagttgtctcattggcactcataccacatctcctatttttattttatatataacgttatatgaattatttatcaacgaaaaaaaatatgactgatCTATAAAAACAATGTACTAGAGGCTTCAGACGATGGACAGACACGAAAAAGAatgcgggattaaacatgtgagcCCCCAACCCTCTTTTAAACCTGGGATACTGGTTAACAGCACAACATGATAAAACCAACTGTATAATTGCAATTGGCTCAACTCAAAATGTCGGTCCAGGCacaaaaaacatatacatgtacatacaatatTGACAAAAGTGTTATTGTAGTAACTGAAAGTTATTTCAAAGCAAATTACAACTAATAGGTAAATCATGTTACTAAAGTATCAGTTAGTATATATCCAACGCAAACAGGTAAAGACGTAATAACACGTATTAACTTGACGTGCAATGCCAAATATAAGTAAACAGTATCGAGATCTAGAGTATATACGATTTTATGAGTTCTCATAAGTGTGCATATATTGTATTAATGTTAAGTGATGTTTTGATTTAACAGGTACAGCAAAACTTtctactttgtagccaaattatttttgttcatctaTGCAAGAATTTGGTAACGGGTGACTGAGAGATCTACTAGTAGAAATGGTCACTTTGGTCTCTTTCCGACCGATAGTAAAACTTGCCCGAAGTTGGTCACCCGTTTAGATGTGTGGGATTTTAAAAGTACGCAGTCACGTCCAGTCTGAATGGGAATTCAAGATCCAATGTATCACTACGCTCACTACACTGTACGAACCTTGCGAAAACTTTATGAGGGGTCCATAAATGACatgttgcaagacaaaatttgtgtccttattcaatatacctcatgttatccagtggcagtccaaacttcCCTGATGTAATTCCAGAGGGCCTCCTTCCTGGACCTACATGAAGTATGTGTTGCTGCTTTGTGcttatcctgaacatgcatggaatatttgcaAGTGAAcgttaagggagttcgcttctcagtttcaaagtaattaacttttcaaaacactagtttatattgataaggaatgaataaaggaatccaaagagcaaaaaaaaatatataggtcaccgtgcttgttttcgagatataagccattgaaattttggcgggaaaatattctctcttgacctttcatagctttatcattgacaagttaaagttctcaaaaactgttaaaaagtaattaaaattttataagacttttacagatggcttatcattatacatgttaaagaatttcaaaaagaaaaaatgggggtcaccgggcaatttttttcaaggcattcaaatagaTAAAAACAGAGGactccgaaaatctgacaaaaaatccaaaacatgacaagccagcttccttaaggaACCAACAATCAGCCATTACGTACGCGtgtcattaacaaataaagggATCTAGAAATTGTTCAGTACCAACTTTGAAacgtttcattttttattgaaaactatAAAGACATGCAAGATGCAACAAAGCAAATGTCTAAGGTAAGGTAGTCTTGATGTTGCTCAACCGCATAATTTACCGATAACGCCAAGGGTAAAAGTGGAAATTAAGCATAatctttaaacaataaaaattaaaaaaaaaacataatcgaaGAAAGCAGACCTGTTAATATTAAGAATTATCTTTTCATCTGTATATCTCCACTTTAAAGAAACTTTATTACTTATCAACGGTGGCTATAAATTACATGTTCATTTTATACACATACTCTTTAGCCTTAATGTAACTCTATTGTAATCCATGACCCCCTTGGACTCGTCTCTGCTAGCCTATTCAGGCCAAAAGCCTATAATCCATTGATTATTTTTGATTGCTGTCTTTatcaaaaagatttgtttttgagacaactcttcacaagataccaaaagacacaaaaatgaacaactataggccaacgtacggccttcaacaatgagcaaagcccataccgcatagtcagttataaaacacaccgaaatgacaaatgtaaaacacttcaaacgagaaaactaacggtctaatttatgcataaaatagtgaacaaaaaaatatatatataaccactgaattacacgctTCGggcttcggacaggcacatacagaatatgacgAGATTAACATGTTATCGGGcacccaaccctcccctaacctgggacagtggtgtatccgtacattGAATGTCGTATggtaaatactttaaaaaaatgatatcaaataagaaatcggacctgtgtatctgtatgctCAGACAGTGATATTTGCATCTCGGGTAATTGTGTTTTCCTACCAtggttaaaatcatattaaagcataatttaatacatgcaaaattcattgacaaacgcaatattgtcgcaacgaagcgtacagtataaaaaggtgttatgacaacgaagcgtacacaacatgaaaatgaagacacttttaaacttgtatttttttgtttctagataCAACATAAACCAACGAtctttataaatttgttaattttaaattgtgaagttttcaaaaatgtattttttaaaactatgagGCACGAGAAacattaaattttgaatatttaaaaataccaagcacgttttatcattgatattgtcgtGCGTTTTGCGATGTTTGTGTAcaaaaatgtcacaaatttcAAAAACCTTTGAGTAAGTAATGAgtattatggcaaagaatatattgAAGCAGAATATGCGAAGAATATATattgaattttctttaaaaatattaattccTTATTGTCTGAACTCAGTGCTACACGGtgtgttcgattcgaacgcgtcaacgtccggtttcatctgtatcggggttatacagggtgTATTTCTTCAAGGTAGATTTTTCATTCTTACATGTAATGTGTGTATTATAATTATACTAAATGATGAAGAATATATATCACGACTTTGCTATTATCAAAATGTTTGCAAAGCCAACGGTTATCGAatgtttaaagtcataagaaacctcaaatcaaaaaaaaataatgcatatgtttttttata is from Mytilus galloprovincialis chromosome 6, xbMytGall1.hap1.1, whole genome shotgun sequence and encodes:
- the LOC143079989 gene encoding beta-1,3-galactosyl-O-glycosyl-glycoprotein beta-1,6-N-acetylglucosaminyltransferase-like, whose product is MRIPKSAKFKNSIIYILSFLLICIYFYNYNTRMSYIPMKQITERANFSTFISSKYSESNGTLHLEGYFEGGAFGKISVIDIKNLSFLSLWNKKSIVSYQERSEPVTVSKKIIGCPGFFPYYKVKINEINNIEKKNLPDWRLFQQERTVESVNCRSLFDNNTLEQNKTLNNLLKQPYEEIPPSSYINISKDCEKYKQDRGYITSSLTEEEENFPIAYSILVFKGIQQVEMLLRSIYRPQNVYCIHCDTKADPNFKLALQSITSCFENVFISSRSFNVVWGTVGVLLPEIACMKDLWKHKKWKYFINLTGQEFPLRTNLELVKILKSYNGANDMESTVKRANKARWKDAPPPPHGITPVKGSVHVAVSRGFVEYILFDKIAKSYFNWTRSVEIPDEVFFSTLNHNPQLNIPGSYKGVPETDCDTKPFLTRFKNWGNHIYNWPCHGSRVRLVCVFGIGDLPLLASRPEMFANKFYLHYQPHALQCMDQLIYNRTRDEYFNVLKFDVTKYQSLEFIKHKV